TTGCCGCAACTTTAGCCCTAGGAGCAATTCGCCTTTCTAAGGAAAATGCCTTAGTCAAAAAATTAGCTGTTTGTGAATCTATCGGGGCTATTGATGTTATTTGTTCTGATAAAACAGGAACATTGACTGAAAATAAAATGAGTGTCATTAAAATTGAAAATTTAAATGAAGATATGTTAGTAAAAAATATTTTCTTTAATAATAGTTCAGCTTTCTCCCAAGATAAAAATTCAACTAAAAAATTTATAGGAAATCCTACTGAAATAGCTCTTCTAAATTATTACTCAAATTTAAAAGAAAAATTTATAATAAAAGAGGAAAAACTTCTTTTTCAATACCCTTTTAACTCTACAAAAAAAAGCATGGGTAGTATTATATCAACCTCAGCTTTAAATAATTACATATTTTTTATTAAGGGAGCTCCCGAAAAAATATTTGAAGTTTGTAAAATCTCTGAATTTGAAAAACAAAATCAACTCCAAGCAATTCAAGAAGAGCAAAGAATTGGAAGAAGAGTTATTGCCTTTGCCCATAAAACCTTATCAAGAGAAGAAAAGTGGAGAGATTTTGAAAATAATCTTATGAAAGATTGTATCTATGATGGTTTCGCTTCAATTTCAGATCCTATTAGAAAAGAAGTTTTTGATGCTATTACCACATGTCAAAAAGCTGGTATTGATGTTAAAATTCTTACAGGCGATAATACCTTAACTGCTACTACGATAGCTAATGAGTTGGGTTTAATCAAATCCGATTCACTTATCCTTGATGCAAAAGATATAGATTCTATGAATGACTACGAACTAAGGGGAAAGTTACAACATATTTCTGTTATTGGAAGAAGTAACCCTTTAACTAAACTTAGAATAGTTAATACTCTTATGGAAATGGGAAAGTCTGTAGCTGTTACTGGTGATGGAATAAATGATGCCCCTTCGCTTAAAAGAGCAGAGGTAGGTATTGCTATGGGAGTAACAGGAACTGAAGTTTCTAAAGAGACTGCTGATATAATTCTTCTTAATGATTCTTTTGCTACTATAGTTAAAGCTATCGAGTCTGGAAGAGGTCTTTATGAAAATTTTCAAAAATTTATTCAATTTCAACAAATAGTAAATGTTGCTGCCTTATTTCTTATTCTAATGTTTGAACTTTTAGATTGGGGTACACCTTTAAAGCCTATTCAAATTCTATGGATTAATATTATGATGGATGGTCCTCTTGCAATCTCACTAAGTTTTGAAAAAACTAGAAAATATATCATGACTGAATTACCAAGAGATAAAAGCAAAAGTATTGTAACCACTGATTTATGGATTAATATCTTTACAAACTCTACATTTATGGTTTTGTCTATGATTTTTTTTATAAGGGTTTTTCATATCAATAAAGAAATGACGCCTACATATATTTTTAACCTTTTTATATTTTTAGTTATATTTAATGTTTATAATTGCAAAAGTATTGGAAAAAACTCTATACTAAAAAGTTTTTTTAATAATAAAGTTCTTAATATAATTTTTATAAGTACTATTATT
This genomic interval from Cetobacterium somerae ATCC BAA-474 contains the following:
- a CDS encoding calcium-translocating P-type ATPase, PMCA-type, whose translation is MDSLNDNKFYKKDLKEIYKIFDSSETGLTSYKVKNWINRGAKNLLTKAPEKTFLSRVLVAISEPMVKVLIIAIFLTIIINIMSIEQHQTPDWGQTIGITFSVLLATLVTVFMEKRSQDAFLALKEIGDKRNIKVMREGTIYEIPIEDIFPGDIIFISTGDKIPADGRIIENNDLEIDESLLTGESQASRKIQEPLQGDNYSLGERLNMVYSGTFVVSGHAKILVTAIGDNTEIGKISTSVQIEYNILTPLQKELGNLGKKIAIAGIGIAIIVFCLKIFNYYIDNQLNLQNIAQAITICIVLIVSTIPEGLPTMIAATLALGAIRLSKENALVKKLAVCESIGAIDVICSDKTGTLTENKMSVIKIENLNEDMLVKNIFFNNSSAFSQDKNSTKKFIGNPTEIALLNYYSNLKEKFIIKEEKLLFQYPFNSTKKSMGSIISTSALNNYIFFIKGAPEKIFEVCKISEFEKQNQLQAIQEEQRIGRRVIAFAHKTLSREEKWRDFENNLMKDCIYDGFASISDPIRKEVFDAITTCQKAGIDVKILTGDNTLTATTIANELGLIKSDSLILDAKDIDSMNDYELRGKLQHISVIGRSNPLTKLRIVNTLMEMGKSVAVTGDGINDAPSLKRAEVGIAMGVTGTEVSKETADIILLNDSFATIVKAIESGRGLYENFQKFIQFQQIVNVAALFLILMFELLDWGTPLKPIQILWINIMMDGPLAISLSFEKTRKYIMTELPRDKSKSIVTTDLWINIFTNSTFMVLSMIFFIRVFHINKEMTPTYIFNLFIFLVIFNVYNCKSIGKNSILKSFFNNKVLNIIFISTII